The following proteins are encoded in a genomic region of Galbibacter sp. BG1:
- a CDS encoding nuclear transport factor 2 family protein, translating to MANSIKKIAKDFYEMEPIKNREVLEGYLHEDCELYWNSSKGFTKLNKADLIKLAENMAEAYHSVRTEISHLLKDGNAVTVRYTYHVKTIENIDEEQPLAHFITIWEFKDNKLYKGFEISQLADDNPVNLSSFLPEKK from the coding sequence ATGGCAAATTCAATTAAAAAGATTGCAAAAGATTTTTATGAAATGGAACCCATAAAAAACAGAGAAGTTTTAGAGGGGTACCTTCATGAAGATTGCGAACTTTATTGGAACAGTAGTAAAGGATTTACCAAATTAAACAAAGCCGATTTAATAAAGCTTGCGGAAAATATGGCTGAAGCATACCATTCCGTAAGAACAGAAATAAGTCACTTGCTTAAAGACGGAAATGCTGTAACAGTGCGGTACACTTACCATGTAAAAACTATAGAAAATATAGACGAAGAGCAGCCGCTAGCACATTTTATCACTATTTGGGAGTTTAAGGACAACAAATTGTACAAGGGTTTTGAGATTAGTCAGCTTGCTGATGACAACCCAGTAAACCTAAGTTCTTTCCTTCCTGAGAAAAAATAA